The region ATTTCCCGCTCCCCAGCCTGACGGATCGCCAGAAGCTGTCTCTGGTAGTTCCACTCGTAGAGCGCATGCTGGGCGTCTATGCCCTCGTAGCACTGGAGCCGGATGAGGTCGCGGTCGAGCATGGCGGCGATGGCCTTCGCCGCTTCCGTCTTGCCGACCCCGGGCGCTCCTTCGAGCAGGAGCGGTTTCCCGAGTTCGATCGCAAGAAAAACCGCCGTGGAGAGGCCTTCGTCCGCCATGTAGCGGCAAGAGGCGAAACCGGCCGCGACGGCCGATGGAGAATTGACGACGGATTTCGCTTCCTGCTCCGTCATGTTGCTTCCTCAGCTCGCGTCGCCAGCAGCGCGTTCCTTAAGCGCACGCAAAATACGCTCCGGCGTGATCGGTAGCGTGTCGATGCGCACGCCGACTGCATCATATATTGCATTCGCAACGGCTGGTATCTGCGGGTTGGCGCACATCTCGCCCGGCCCTTTCGCCCCGAAGGGTCCGTCAGCCGCAGGCCGCTCCAGGACGATGATCTCGGTCTCCGCCAGATCGCCCGGTCCCGGCATCAGATATTCGTTGAAGTCCCTCCCGCCATGGCTGCGATCGGGATAGTAGGGCTCGGTCGTCTCGTAGAGGGCGTGACTGATGCCCATCCAGGAGCCGCCGACGAGCTGCTGCTCGACCATCTTCGGGTTCAGCGCGCGGCCGATCTCGAAGACGTTCTTGATCGTCAGCACATCCACTTCGCCGGTCTCGTCGTCCACCTCAACCTCGGCCACAGTACAGGCGTGGGCATAGCAGGTGGACGGCTTCATCGCCCCCGTCTCGGCATCCGGATAGGACCGGGGTATCAGGAACATGCCGCGACCGGAAATCGACCGCCCGCGCTTGAAATGGGCCGAGAGCGCCGTGTCGAAGATCGATATCGAGCGCTGCGGGGCACCCTTCACATGGATATTGCCTAGACCGTCGGTGTCGAGATCGGACGCATTGACCTCGAGCTCCTCAGCCGCCACCTCGAGCATCACCTGCCGCGCTTCCTTTGCCGCCTGGATAACGGCATTGCCCGCACGGTGCGTTCCGCGCGAGGCGAATGTGCCCATGCAGTGAGGGCCGGTGTCGGTGTCGGCGGTATCGACGATCACGCGATCGGTTGGAACGCCGATTGTCTCGGCGCAAATTTGCGCCATGATCTGCTTCATCCCCTGCCCGAGGTCGACGCTTGACAGCGACACCATGAAGTTGCCGGTCGGCGTGGAGTGCACCAGCGCCTGTGTCGGATCGCCACCGAGGTTCATGCCGGTCGGATAGTTGATCGCCGCAACGCCGCGGCCCCGCTTGACTGCCATGCTTCAACGCTCCCGTATCGCGGAGGACATGTTCATGTATTTGTCAGCCACCGGCCAGTTGGCGGCGCGGGAGGCCTCCTGCATGCACTCGATCAGTGCAGCGCCCTCCGTCGGCTGGCGGTGGGCTTTCATGTCGCCGTCACGATAGGCGTTGATGAAGCGGAACTCGAGAGCGTCCATTCCTATCAGCCTGGCGAGCTTGTCCATCTGGACCTCGAGAGCGAAGTCGCCGATCGTCACCCCGAAGCCGCGCATGGCGCTGGACGGCGTGCGGTTGGTGTAGACGCAATAGCTGTCGACCCAAACATTGGGAACGGTGTAGGGCCCCGGAAATGCGCCGCCGATTTCTGCGCCCCGTAGGGAGAGTGGCGCGAATAGGCGCCGGCATCGATGTAAGCCTTGACATAGCGGGCGACGATGCGCCCGTCGTTCATGACGCCATCCTTGATCACCAGCTTTTCGGCCGCGCGCGGAGACGAGACCTGCATCTCCTCCTCACGGCTGTAGACGAAGGAAACGGGGCGCCCGGTGAGCTTCGCACCGAGGATGGCGATCGGCTCCACGATCACGTCCACCTTGCCCCCAAAACCACCGCCGACCGTACCGCCGACCATGTGAAGCTTGGCGCCGTCCATCTGCAGGATGATCGAGGTATTGTCGAGCGTGAAGAACATCGCCTGGGTATTCGTGTAGCAGGTGAAACGACCGCTTCCCTCGGGCACGACGATGCAGCCCGTCGTTTCCGTCGGGGCGTGCTCGATCGGCCCGGACGAATAGGTCTGCTCGAGGACATGATCCGCCCCGGCAAAGCCCGCCTCCACATCGCCAAAGCGAACCTTGCGGCATTCACCGCTGTCGTAGAGATAGTAGTTCCGCCCGTGATACTCGTTGACGATGGGAGCGCCTGGGGCCAGCGCCTCGTCGATTGAGAGAACCGCTGGTAGGACTTCGTAGTCGACCTTGACCTTGGCGGCCGCCTCGTGCGCGGCACGTTCGGTGTCGGCGAGAATGGCGACAATGGCCTCTCCCTTGAAGCGCACCTTGTCTGTCGCAAGTACCGTCTCGTCTTCCGGCCCGACCTGGATCAGGGTGAGGATCGTGTAGACATTGTGCGGTACGTCACCGGCGGTCAATATCCGGACGACACCTGGATGCTTCGCCGCATCGGCAAGGTCGATCGAGCGGATGCGGGCATTGTGGTGAGGACTGCGGACCATCTTCAGGTGAAGCAGTCCTGGCAGGTTGCGGTCGGCGAAGAAGGTTGTCTTGCCCGTGACGTGCCCGAGCGCGTCGGAGCGAAGCCGCGGCTGCCCGATTTCCTTGAGGTCGTCCTTCCGCTCTCCCGCGAAGTATTCCTTGCGAAGTTCCATGTTTCGTCCTCACGCGGCATTGAGAGTATTGGCGTGCGCCGCGCTAAGTATCGCCTGGATGATCGGCTCATAGCCGGTGCAGCGACAGATGTTCCCCGCGATCGCCTCGATTACGTCCTCGCGGCTCGGCGCCGGATTGCTGTCGAGCAGCGCCTTGGCCGCCATCAGCATTCCCGGCGTGCAGAAGCCGCATTGCGTCGCGAACCCCTCATTGAAGGCCCGCTGCAGCGGATGGAGCACCCCCGCATCTTCCAGCCCCGCGGTCGTCTGGACCGACCTGCCGTCGCAGGTTTCCGCGAGCGTGAGACAAGAGAGGTGAAGCGCGCCATCGATGATCACGGAACAGCTTCCGCAGGTTCCCTGCTGGCAGCCCCCCTTGACGGACATGTCTCCGATCTTCTCACGCAGCACCTTGAGCAGCGTTGCGCCGCTTTCTGCGAATTCGGCCTTCTCCTCGCCGTTGAGCGTGAATTGCACCGGAACCTTGGTCATCGTTTCCTCCCGAAACCATGCGCCCGAATATCTCGTCCTTTTCCTGTTAGCCCAGAAGCAGGCGCGCGAGGTGCACGGGCAGTACCTCCCCGCGATACCAGGCGCTTGCAACTGCATCGGTTATCGGCGTCGTTCCCTCGTGAGCGACGGCGAGTGCCTCAGCTATTCCATCCCTGCTGCGCTCCTTGCCGACAAGCGCGCCCTCCACGACTTTCGCCCGGATGGGGCGGTCCGCCAGACAGCCGTAGGCGACGCGGGCCGACGTGATGACGCCGCTATCCTCCTCGATAACCGCGGCAATCGTGACGACTGCCGTGCCCTTGGGCTTCACGCGTGACACCTTCGCGAAGCGAAAGCTGCCCTCCGCCGGCAGGGCGAAGCTCACCGAACGGATGACACCGGAGGAAAACACACCATCACGCCCGGCCAGAAAGTCAGTGACCGGAACCTCGCGGCCGTCGAAATCCACCAGCGCGCCGAGCGCGATGAGCGCCACTGCGAAGTCCCCGTAGGGCGGTGGTGCATGAAGGTTGCCGCCGACCGTCGCCATGTTCCGGATTGCCGGGCCACCCACAGCGCGTGCCGCCGGCCCAAGGGGACTGAGTTCCGTGCTGGCGAGAATTTGTGCCATCGTCACAGATGCGCCGACACGCACGCGCCCGTCCGCGATCGAAATCTCTGACAACGCCTTGTCGACCACGCGCACATAGCTCGAAAACGAGATGTCACCCTCGTTCGCCCGCCGCACCAGCAGCGTCCCGCCGCCGAGGTAACGCGACGCATGGTCCGCCTTGAGCGTCGCGCTCGCCTCATCAGCCGTCTGGAAGGTTCTCAGAAGCAGTCCCATACCGCCCCTCCTTCATGCCTTGCCTGAGAAGAAGGTCTTCAACGCATTGAACCCCCTTGGAACACGTTCTCGCCCATGCCCTTGGCTACCTTTTCCGCTTCCTCAGGAGGCGCATCGAACGACGCGGTCCATTCCGCGAATGTATGATCGCCGTCAGTGATACGCCGGAGCGAGAGGGTGGCCTGATGGTTGCTGATCGGCTGCGGGGTTTCGAGGATGCTGTAGGTAACGAAGCGGTCGCTGTCCGAAAACGCAATGAGCTCCTCGCGGATCGTCGCGCCGGAGACGAGTTCGAACTTTCGCACGCAGCCGATCTGGTCCGCTGGCAGGCCATCCTCGATCTCGCTCTTGACCATGCGCGGATGCCAGGACGGCAGGCCGTTGTAGTCGCGAATGCGCTCCCACACCTTTTCGATCGGAGCTGCAATGACGGAGGAAATGGTGACTTTGGTCATGAAAAGGCTCCCTGTGCCAAGGTCCGGTCCTGTGGCGCCCGCACAGTCTGCAGGCCCTCAACACGGCCGAGTATAGGGAGGCCTTGCACATGGGCTTATCGATCAGTCTCGACAACCTATCGATAAGTCTGAAATTCGCGCCACTTCAGGGACAGAGGCCGTCACGCTCCCGCCCGGCCTGCTGGGAATGCGGCCCCTCGCTTGCAGCCGAGCGATAGACGGTCGGCGGCACGCCTGTATGCTCGCGGAAGAAGCGGGAAAAGTTGCCCTGCGTCGTGAAGCCGAGATTGCAGGCTACGGAGATCAGCGACTCGTTCGAAGTCTGCAGACAGCGTACAGCCTCGGCGATCCTGAGCGTGTTCCAATAGACGTTCGGCGTGACATTCATGTGCTCCTTGAAGAGCGCAAAGAAATGCGGGCGCGACAGGCCGACACTGCGCGCCACCTGATCGAAGCAGATACGCTCCCCGACATTGGCTTCCATAAGCGCAATGGCCTTGCGGACGCGAAAATCGCGTGCGGATCGGACGGGATGGGCGGCAGAAACCGGAGGTCTCGCAGCATCGGCGGCATCCAACAGATGGTCGATCAGCCGCTCCAGCTCGTAGGCAACCAACTCGTAATCGTCCTCGCCGCAGGAGAGCTTTTGCGGCAGAAGGGCGGCGGTTTCGCTGAGCCAGGGCTCCAGCGGGATGAGCGGCGTCGCGAAGACTTGCTTTCCGGAGGCGAGGTTTCGCCTTTCCTTGAGCCACTCCAGATCAATGTAGAAAGCCAGAAACGTGCCTGGCGTCTTGCTCTCGTCGAAAACGTGATTGTGCGGCTGGAACGAGTTTATGCCTATGGCCATACCCGGCGAGACCGAGACACGTTCGCTGCCGACCGTCATCTCGCCACCGTCGCCCGCGAGCCAGAGGACGATGTGCAGCTCCGGATGGGCATGTGTCACGAGATTGCTGCAGACATTCAAAAGCGAAACATGCCCGAACCGGCCCCGAAAGAGCCTGATGGATTCCGTCATATGTTCCTCCCGCAGATGAGACCTCCCTTTTCGACATGCTTGCGCACGCCGTCATCCGCGCGGGGGAGTCTGTGGGGTTGCCGGCCGTTCGTCAAGCCGTGCCGTATGATCGCTTCGGGACAGGGAAGCAGAGGAAACGAATTTCAGACTGATTGATTGGCTGACCGATCGGCGCAATCCGCTCCGCCTAGACTGGTAACCAGCGTCACGTCCAGGCGTAACGGACGACGTGGAAGAAGACTGGCGCGGCAAAGACGAGGCTGTCGGCCCGATCCAGCATCCCGCCGTGCCCCTCGATCATATGGCCCCAGTCCTTGACGCCACGGTCACGCTTGATCGCGGATGCAACCAGCCCTCCGAGAAAGCCCATGACGCATGAGAGCATTGCGAGCAACCCCGCCTCAAGCGGGGAGAACGGCGTCAGCCAGTACAGGCCGGCGCCCAGCAGAGAGGCACTGGCGGTGCCGCCGATCATGCCTTCCCAGGTTTTCGATGGCGAGACCGAGGGCGAGATCCGGTGCTTCCCGAAGAGCTTGCCGAAGATGTACTGAAGGACGTCACTTCCCTGCACTGTCGCGATCAGGAAGGCGATGAGCAGCAGGCTGCTTCCCGTGTATGCCTGCACGTGCAGCGTCATCAGCGCGGGCACGTGGCTGAGGCAGTAAACAGACAGCATGATGCCCCATTGCTGTTCCGAGATGCGTTCAAGGAAACGCGACGTATCGCCGGAAAGCGCCGTCAGGGCGGGCATGGCAAGGAAGCAGTAAACGGGGATGAAGATCGAGTAGAGGCCGTACCAATCGATCCAGATCAGGTAGTACTGCACCGGGATGACGACCAGAAACATGCCGAGCAGGACCCAGTGATCGCTGCGCCTCGTAAGGGTGAGCGTCACGTATTCGCGAAGCGACGCGAACGAGACGAGGGCAAACAGCACGATCACGCCGCCCCTGCCGAAGAGAAAGGCGAGGCAGAGCGCGCCGACCATCAGCCACCAGGCCTTTATCCGGGCGTTGAGGTTCAGAAGGGTCGGCGAAAGTGGCTTGGGGCTGCGCCACGAGAGCACGCCGGCGACCAGGCTTGCGCTCGAAAGCACGCCCATCAGTGCAAGGAAGAGCCTGGTCGTCTCCGCGTTCATTTTCCCTCTTTCCGGTTGTCGGGGTTGATCGCCAGCAGGCATTGCTGCGCGCGCTGGAGGAAATCCTGCCGCTCCTCTCCTTCCTCAAGCATGATCGGGGATCCGAAGATCACCCGGCAGAGCAGAGGCACCGGCAGGAAGGCGCCCTTCGGCAGTACGCGGGACATGTTCTCGATCCAGCAGGGGACCAACTCCACGTCGGGACGGGCAATGGCGAGATTGTAGAGGCCGGAACGGAAGCGTTGCAGCGGCTCTTCGCCCATATTGCGCGTGCCTTCGGGAAAGAAGATCAGGGACTGCCCCTCGTCGATCGCCCGCAGCATGACCGCGATCGGATCCTCCGTGCGCTCCACCCAATTGCGCTCGACGAGCACGGTGCGCAGCAGGACCTCCGCGAAAAACCGACGGATCGGGCCGGCGCGCCAGTAGTCCGCCCCTGCGACGGCACGGGTGCGCGCCCGCTCCTGGGGCGGCAGGCAGGAGGCGAGAAGGATAAAATCACCATGGCTCGAATGATTGGCGAAGTAGATGCGCTGGCGGTGTGACGGCCCGCAACCTGCCCAGATGGGACGCACCCCGGTGATGGCGCGGGCCATCCCCGCGAGAACGGCACTGGTCATCGCCTGAACGGCCGGCCTGAAGTTTGATTTCAGCATCGTAGCAGACCGTCCGTTCCTTCGAGAAGCAGGGCGATCAGGAGTATCAGGCAGGCAGCGACGGAGATCCTCAGGTGCCAGAGAATGCGCCGCGATCCTGCGATACGCGGTGCGAGGCCACGCAGTTCGCCTGGCGCCGCGCGCAGTCCAGTTCTCGCGAGAACCTCATCCAATGACGCCAGACCCCTCGCCTCCTCCTCGTAGCTCGCACACAGGCGGAAGAGCGCAGCGTCGAGCAGCAGGTGAACCGCGAGGGCCAGCGCGACAAGCGCAGCACCCGACAGCAGCAGCCATGCCAATGGCGACGCCTGCGCGCATCTGCCGGCAAGCAGCGGTGCGGCAAGGATGGACAGAACTGCGACGGCTCCGCCGGCGATCGCGCGTCGTCGAAAATACGTCGCCGCCTCCCCTGCCGACAGATCGGACTGACTCATTGCCAATCTCCATCAGAACCGATCATCGCCTCGGTCAGGTGAATGCGGCGTCCACCCTCTCCCACCATTCTTATCGCTTCGGCTGCGTTCTGGGCTCTCCCCGTCGCCATCAGCCAGCTCGCCACGGCAACGGCACTGCGCTGGAAGCCGAGCGCACAGCAAACCAGGACAGGACCCCGCTCTCGCGCCGTCTCGATTGCGCTTGCGGCCGCCAATTGCTGCGACCTGTCGAGCGGCAAGAGATCGAGCGCGGGAATGGCGACCCAGACGGTGGGCGGCGGCGCGAGACCGGGAAATTCACTCGTCATGTCGACGACGGAAGCGAAACGGGCGTATTCGCGCACCGTCGGAAACCGACCCAGGTGAACGCCAGCTGCCACGGGCACCGAGGATGGCAGCTTGCGTGTCCACGCCGCGATATTGAGCCATGCCCCAAGGCGATAGGGCATGAGCAGAAGCAGGCTTGCCAGCGTCACACGACCGTCGCCACCCTTCTGGAATACAGCCGGACCACCGCCGAGGTAGCCATACGCGACGATTGCGAGCGCGAGCGCCGGCCACAGCAGCAGGAGAGCGGCGCCCGAGCGCGGCGTCAATAAAACCGTCAAGGCGAGGAACAGCGCCACTCCGCATCCGTATGCAATCGCGAGCGTCCTCGCCTTGCGGTTCGCCGTTACCTTGAACCCTGCCGCCGGTGAGGTCCCGGCAACCGGAATGAGCCAGAGCGCGAAGAGACCGAGGAGTGCGCCCGTCGGCATGTCGATGACATGATGCTGCCAGGTCGTGAGCACCGAGAGCCCGATCAGGGCACACCAGCCGTGCCAGAACCAGCGCCAGGATCGCGCGATCCTGCGTCGCAGATGGTCCCAGATGATCACGAGCAATGCGATGTGAAGCGACGGTGCCTGGTTGAATGGTTTGTCGAAGCCTCCGAGCACATCGAACATGAAGCCCGGCAACCCGCTCGTCGGCGGTCTCTCGAACGTCGCCGTCAGAGGAAAGACAATGAAGCAGCTCACGGCGACGAGCTGGACAGTCAGATAGCGCTTGGCGAGGCGATCGACCCCTTCGGTCGTATCGTTGATGAAGAGTGACAGCCCGTAGAAGGCGTTGATCGACCAGTAGGGCAGGATCGTCCACGGAAGGAACGGAATGCTGCCTTCCCATGAAAAGGCAAGGTTTGGCACGTGCTCCCGCTGCATGGCGAGCCAGTTCGCCGCTCCGTAAGTCGCATAGAAGAACGGTGCGAGGAACAGCAGCCAGAGCGCCGCCCGAACGGAAACGGCGCGACTTGGCAGGATGGGGGTCGGTGCGAACGAACTTGCCACCGCGACCTCAGGTTCGCTCGGCCAGCGAGACGGTGAAGATGCCCCACTGGTCGATCCGCTGCTCGAGCTTGCGGAAGCCTGCTGCCTCGACGAGCTGGTCCATCTCCTGCTGCGTCCGCCGGCGCATGATCCACGAGGCACCGCCCCGGTGCGACGTCAGCGCCCGCGCAATCATCTCGAGCTGCGGATGCCAGGGCTGGTTGGTGTAGATCAGCAGGCTGCCTCGATCCATGGCCTGCGACAGACCGGAGAGCGAGGCCTCTATCAACGCATTGTCGGGGAAGAGTTCGTACAGCCCGGACACGATGGAGACGGTCGGACGGGGTTCTATTGCCGCCAACCCACTCGTGTCGAATGCATCGGCCTCATAGAAGTGCGCAATGTCCGAAAGCCCGCGTTCCGCGATCAGCCGGCTCCCCGCCTCGACGTTGATCGGCGAATAGTCCTGCAGGCGAATGCTTTCCGGTCTCGTCTCGCATGCCGCAACTGCGTCGAGGTCATAGCGTCCGTGTCCGGCGGCGACATCGAGCAGCCGCACAGGCCGTCCCGCCTCGTTCAAACGGGCGAACGCCGTGGCAATCAGTTCCTCCAGATGGATCTTGCGCTGCCGGATGCCACGCCAACCAATCGCGTCCAGAAACTGGCGATCGACCAGCCTGCCGACCGGACCGAGCCCTCGCGCGTCGTTTTCGTATACATAGTCGAGTGTGGAACCGGAATCGAATCCGGTCTTGCGTCCGACTCCGAGACCCTTCGAGATCAGCGCCCCGACCCGGATCGAGGCGCGCGTCGCAAGCCAGTAGAGGCCTCGCAACGTCGTGGCCGGCAATGGCGTCGTCAGCCGATCCGCCTCATCGCGCGTGTAACCTTGTCTGTGGGCGCCGCGAAGATCGACCGCCGCAGAAGGCTCCGAGAACCGTCCCTCGATGAAACTCCGCACCTTCTCGATCGCGATCGCACGATCCCGTTCCCCAAGCGTGTCATGGTAGAAACCGGGAAGCACATGCCGCTCCTTGATGGGGCTGCCCAGTTGCTCATAGAAGCGGTGCTGGGGAGCGTGTCGGACGACGAAATCGCTGCCGGATATGAGCACTTGGGTCGGAACCGTGATTGCCCGCGCGTCACCGACAACGCGCTCGGCCGCTTCATAGAGTTGGAGAAGGATGTTGGAAGCAATCGGTCGGGTTATCAGCGGATCCGTATTGAAGGAGGCGATCCGCTCCGGATCGTGGGTGAGAAACCGGGCTTTGACGTAGGAGTTGACGAAGAAGGTGCCCTTGAGGCGTTGCAGCAATGCGATGCCCTGACGGGCGAACGGCACATAGAGCTTTACGTCGAACGCCGGCGATGCGAGCACGAGCCCGCGTATCTTCGGAGAATAGTCATGGACCCAGGTAGACGCCAGAACAGCGCCGACGCTCTGGGCCACGACAACTATGTCCTCGACTTGAACTCCATCCTCTTCGGCAATATGGCGGATGAAGCAGTCAAGATCCCTCACGGAGGCGCCGAACGATGGCGAGTACCCTCGCACGCCCGGGGAGCGCCCATGACCGCGGGCGTCCCACGCGTAGAATGCGAAGTCGGGCAGGTCGAGTTCGGGAACGATGTGGGCCACGCGGCCACCATGTTCATGTCCGCGGTGGAGAAGCACGATAGCTCCCCTGGGACGGGGGATCTCGGCCGGCCATGTGCGATAGAACAGCCGTGTTCCGTCATGCGTCGCGAACTCGGCCTCCCGGCACTCTCGCGCGCGTTCCAATGTGTTCAGCACGTAGCTCCCCTCGCCCCACAATGGGCAAATCCCGTTGCGGATCTGCCCGCGATTTGCGGCTCCGGCCCCTATCCGGATTGCCGCCGATGCCGCTTCATGTTTCAAGAACGAATCAGCCCTTCGATTCGAGGGAAAAAAATGTCGGTCTACAAGTTGAAATCCGCATTTCAGAATGTGCTCCGGCCACTGGTGGCGAAACTCGCGGCCATTGGAGTGACGGCCAATCAGGTGACCGTGCTTGCGGCTGCTGTATCGGTGGTGCTTGGAGCCGCCCTGACATGGAGCGCGGATCCGCGCTGGTTTGCGCTCATTCCGCTCTGGATGCTCCTCAGGATGGCCTTGAATGCGATGGACGGCATGCTTGCCCGCGAGCATGGGCAACAGAGCCGGCTCGGCGCCTTCCTGAACGAACTTGGCGACGTCGTTTCCGATGCGGCTCTCTACATGCCCTTTGCGGTCATCTCCCCGTTCACGCCGGAATGGATCTCGGCAATCATCTTCCTTTCCGTCGTGACCGAGTTTGCGGGCGTTCTTGGCTCTGCCCAGGGCGGGCCGCGCCGCTACGATGGTCCACTGGGCAAGAGCGATCGCGCAGTACTGTTCGGCGCACTAGGTCTCCTCGTCGCCGCCGAATTGCTCGCGCCCTGGGCTTACTATCTCCAGCCTGTCGTGTGCCTGGCGCTGATCATGACGACGATCAACCGGGTACGCGCCGGTATCGGTCTTTCCGGCTGATCGACGGCCAGGGTCCTCGCCGGAGGTATGCGCGAGGCTTGCGGGCCTGCAGCGTCGAGCCGGAATTAGCTTTCAATCGTTCCGGGTGCGCTTTACATTTGATGTACAGGTGACTCGCCTGATTGGGCCAGACCAGTTCGGCGTTCATTGCTTTTCCAACGGCGGTCATCTCGCCACCGAGTACCAAGTTCCCCTGCCCACTCGCAAATGAGGATAAAACATGAGCGATACGCGAACGGAATGGATCAGCAAGCGTGCGTACTCCATCTGGGAGTTGGAAGGTAGGCCACACGGCCGAGATGATGAACACTGGAAACAAGCTGTTCGGGAGCGAGACGAACTGGAACGGGTAGCGCTGCCAGGCTTTGGCGGCAAAGCGAAAGCGACAAAAACACAGTCGGAAAAAAGCCCGACGACAAAGATTTCCGCATCGAAGAAGAAAACAGGCATCGTCGAACTGGAAAAGACGCCGAGCAAGGCGCGGCGCGGTAAAGTTACTCCCGGGGCAACGAAACAGTAGATCTCTTCCTGCCGGCCAAGGACATTGCCTCGGCCGGCCGGTCCGACAGGATTACCGCACTAAGCCGTCAGAATTGGTCTATTGGCCCTGACCGCCGGTACCCGTATCGAGCGTCGAACCACCCTCCATCGGCGAGGTCTGCGGCGTAGAGTGGGTCGCTCCGCCAGCCGGAGCGCCGTTGTCGATGGAGCCTGTCTGTTCCGGGCTCGTCTGCTCCGACTGGGTGGTCTGGTCGGTATCGGTGCTTTCGCCCCAGATTTCCGCGCCGGCCCAGGCAACCAGCACCAGCGCCATGGCAGCTGCCAGGACGATGAAAACAGGCCGGCCGAGCAGCCCTTGTCTGGTCTCCACCGCCGAATAGGTCTTCCGATCAGCGTCATGACTTGCGGCGACATCGTCGCCACGTTCATCCAATTCCGGTGCCATCTCTTGTATCTCCCTACCATTCCATGGCGAAGGCCATGGCATTGAGAGAAAACGGCAGCCTGCCTCGAAAGTTCCCGAGACAGGCGAACCTGCAAATTGAAGATCAATCCGCAGTGGCAGGGCGCGGGGCATATGCTGCGCCGTCGACCGAAGCCGGACGCCCGTCGAGGAACAGCTCACTCACGCGCCGCGGGGCGCGCGCGATTACCTTGCCGCGGCGAACCACCGCGAGGCGGTTCGCCTTCAGCCGCAGGGCCTCGATCGGATCCCTTGCCTGCAGCACGACGAGGTCACCGTTGCATCCCTTGGAGAGCCCGTAGCCTTCAAGGCCCATCGTCTTGCCGGAGTTCGTCGTCAGGGCCTCGAAGATCTTCAGCCTGTCTTCGATGCCTGCCATCTGGGCCACGTGGATTGCCATGTGACCGACTTCGAGCATGTCGCCCGAGCCCATCGAGTACCATGGGTCCATCACGCAGTCGTGGCCGAAGGAAACGTTCAGACCCGCATCCATCAGTTCGCGAACGCGCGTCATGCCGCGGCGCTTCGGGTAGGTATCGTGGCGGCCCTGCAGCATGATGTTGATAAGGGGGTTGGGGATGACGTTGATCTCGGCTTCCGCCATCAGCGGGATCAGCTTCGAAACGTAGTAATTGTCCATGGAATGCATCGAGGTCAGGTGGGAACCCGCCACCCGGCCCTGCAATCCGAAGCGGACCGTCTGCGCGGCAAGCGTCTCGATATGGCGGGACATCGGATCGTCGGTTT is a window of Sinorhizobium sp. BG8 DNA encoding:
- a CDS encoding amidohydrolase family protein codes for the protein MSDLIVRNANLPDGRTKIDILIRDGKIAEVGHGIEATAREEIDATGCLVTPPFVDPHFHMDATLSLGLPRINRSGTLLEGISLWGELRPILTREALVERALRYCDLAVSQGLLAIRSHVDTSDPRLVTAEALLEVQEKVAPYIDLQLVAFPQDGYYRAADGVASLNRALDMGIGIVGGIPHFERTMADGAASVEALCRIAAERGLPVDMHCDETDDPMSRHIETLAAQTVRFGLQGRVAGSHLTSMHSMDNYYVSKLIPLMAEAEINVIPNPLINIMLQGRHDTYPKRRGMTRVRELMDAGLNVSFGHDCVMDPWYSMGSGDMLEVGHMAIHVAQMAGIEDRLKIFEALTTNSGKTMGLEGYGLSKGCNGDLVVLQARDPIEALRLKANRLAVVRRGKVIARAPRRVSELFLDGRPASVDGAAYAPRPATAD
- a CDS encoding DUF2934 domain-containing protein, whose product is MSDTRTEWISKRAYSIWELEGRPHGRDDEHWKQAVRERDELERVALPGFGGKAKATKTQSEKSPTTKISASKKKTGIVELEKTPSKARRGKVTPGATKQ
- a CDS encoding bifunctional alpha/beta hydrolase/class I SAM-dependent methyltransferase, with the translated sequence MLNTLERARECREAEFATHDGTRLFYRTWPAEIPRPRGAIVLLHRGHEHGGRVAHIVPELDLPDFAFYAWDARGHGRSPGVRGYSPSFGASVRDLDCFIRHIAEEDGVQVEDIVVVAQSVGAVLASTWVHDYSPKIRGLVLASPAFDVKLYVPFARQGIALLQRLKGTFFVNSYVKARFLTHDPERIASFNTDPLITRPIASNILLQLYEAAERVVGDARAITVPTQVLISGSDFVVRHAPQHRFYEQLGSPIKERHVLPGFYHDTLGERDRAIAIEKVRSFIEGRFSEPSAAVDLRGAHRQGYTRDEADRLTTPLPATTLRGLYWLATRASIRVGALISKGLGVGRKTGFDSGSTLDYVYENDARGLGPVGRLVDRQFLDAIGWRGIRQRKIHLEELIATAFARLNEAGRPVRLLDVAAGHGRYDLDAVAACETRPESIRLQDYSPINVEAGSRLIAERGLSDIAHFYEADAFDTSGLAAIEPRPTVSIVSGLYELFPDNALIEASLSGLSQAMDRGSLLIYTNQPWHPQLEMIARALTSHRGGASWIMRRRTQQEMDQLVEAAGFRKLEQRIDQWGIFTVSLAERT
- a CDS encoding CDP-alcohol phosphatidyltransferase family protein, which translates into the protein MSVYKLKSAFQNVLRPLVAKLAAIGVTANQVTVLAAAVSVVLGAALTWSADPRWFALIPLWMLLRMALNAMDGMLAREHGQQSRLGAFLNELGDVVSDAALYMPFAVISPFTPEWISAIIFLSVVTEFAGVLGSAQGGPRRYDGPLGKSDRAVLFGALGLLVAAELLAPWAYYLQPVVCLALIMTTINRVRAGIGLSG